The sequence ATACAGCCCCAAAGGACATCAATAGATTAAAAATTATTAGAAGCCAAGCTCCAAGATATACAGAATGAGAAAACTTCATCTTTAATCCTTCAAAAGTTTTGGAATAGCGTGCTCATTTGATACAATAATGAGATTAATGTTTTTATCAAGCGGCTCATCTGCCTTTGGTTGAGCAATTTTTCCAGTTTCAGTATCTCTTATTCCAACAACCATTATCCCATATTTCTTCGGTAATGCTAATTCTATAAGAGTTTTACCGATCATTTTTGGCTGAATGCTAATTTCTGTCAGTTGTAAGTCCTCACCTAAAGCTGTTTCAACTATAGCTTTTCTATACAACAGTCTATTAGCAAATCGTTTACCAAACTCCTCTTCAGGATTTATAATCTGATGTGCACCAACTAATTTTAGAATTCTTCTGTGTATTTTATCATTTGCTCGAGAGATAATAAGTTTAGCTCCCATTTGTCTTAAAAGAGCAGTACAAATAATTGAAGAATCTTTCGAATCATCCCCTATAGCACAAACTACCGCATCTCTTTTGGATGGCTCAAGTTTTTTTAACTCAAACTCATCTGTCGCATCAATAATTACTGCTTCCGTAACAAAAGCAGCAGCCTCCTCCACAAGATGTTTTTTATAGTCTACTGCTAAAACTTCTACACCTTTATCGGATAAAGTTTTGGCAAGTGACATTCCAAAATGTCCAAGACCTATAATTAAAATTTGTTCAGCCATAAATTCTCCAGATCTACGTCAAACTGATAATCGTTTCAGGATAACGTGAATTATTAGTATTTAAATCTTCAGAAAGCAACATAAATAAAGTAAGTGGACCTATTCTACCTAAAAACATAGCAAATACAATTATTACTTTGCCAATTTCGTCAAGCATTGGAGTTGCACCTATTGATAAACCAACTGTGCCTATAGCGGATACTGCTTCAAAAACTAGATCTCTCACAGGTATCTGCTGTGTGGCCAATAGCATCATGATAATAATAAAATTTGACAACATTCCAGCTATAAGAATTGTAATTGATCTGTAAATTGTAATTGGTCTTATCCTTCGTTGATTAACTACAAGATCATTCTTATTCATAATTATAGTCCAAAATATAAGTATTATCACTCCAACTACAGTCGTTTTAACACCACCAGCAGTACCTCCTGGACTACCGCCTATAAACATAAGAATGAGCATTATAATATACGAATTTGAACTTACATGTGTTAGATCAACGGAGTTGAAGCCTGCAGTTCTAAGGGTAACAGATTGAAACCATCCATTATGTAATTTATCCAGAAAAGATAAATCCTTCATAACTCCATTCCACTCAAATATTGTAAAACTTAAAAACCCAATTATAAGTAATAACACGGTTATATTAAGTGCAATATACGCTGTGACGGGAATTCTTTTTCCTCTAATCCAACGTGGTATCATAATTC comes from Candidatus Delongbacteria bacterium and encodes:
- a CDS encoding TrkA family potassium uptake protein, with the translated sequence MAEQILIIGLGHFGMSLAKTLSDKGVEVLAVDYKKHLVEEAAAFVTEAVIIDATDEFELKKLEPSKRDAVVCAIGDDSKDSSIICTALLRQMGAKLIISRANDKIHRRILKLVGAHQIINPEEEFGKRFANRLLYRKAIVETALGEDLQLTEISIQPKMIGKTLIELALPKKYGIMVVGIRDTETGKIAQPKADEPLDKNINLIIVSNEHAIPKLLKD